One Vibrio tapetis subsp. tapetis DNA segment encodes these proteins:
- a CDS encoding glycoside hydrolase family 18 protein, which yields MRKALITAAVVGAISAPATAAEKVVAGYFADWQYENQENPYTVQDIPADNLTHIIYAFLSMCGPHKGASEQVQKQVDAQCEGKAPYTAIVVDTKSALVHDFGKVNVDVPYKGHFAQLAQLKQDHPKIKVLPSFGGWTMSEPFHAMAKDDAAIRHFSKTAVELIAQYDFFDGIDLDWEYPGGGGLTTSPWNPDTKVNDEQKASEREAFTLLVKTLRNDLDVLSKKTARDYELSTAVGVGPKAAQIDWKNAAPYLTNMFAMTYDFLGGWGSQTGHLTNLHATERSWWGMGADVFINQMIEQGIPSEKLVLGAAFYGRGWQGTENFNGQLPTSDLVSKQGAQFGTGENGYFMFWDLMRNYGESQGYQYKYDKQAHAPFLWNEDKKVFISFEDAQSIKAKVKWAKDANLGGIFSWELSGDPSGELTETMYKEMTRD from the coding sequence ATGAGAAAAGCGTTAATTACCGCAGCCGTCGTCGGAGCCATTAGTGCTCCTGCGACGGCCGCTGAAAAAGTGGTCGCTGGTTACTTTGCCGACTGGCAATACGAAAACCAAGAAAACCCTTATACCGTTCAAGATATTCCCGCAGACAATCTCACTCACATTATTTACGCATTTTTAAGCATGTGTGGCCCACATAAAGGGGCATCTGAGCAAGTTCAAAAGCAGGTAGACGCTCAATGTGAGGGCAAGGCTCCGTATACTGCCATCGTTGTTGATACAAAGTCGGCGCTGGTGCACGACTTTGGCAAGGTTAATGTTGATGTCCCGTACAAAGGCCATTTCGCACAACTAGCTCAGCTGAAACAAGATCACCCTAAAATAAAAGTGCTGCCTTCGTTTGGCGGATGGACGATGTCGGAACCATTTCATGCAATGGCAAAAGACGATGCAGCGATCCGTCACTTTTCTAAAACAGCGGTAGAGTTGATTGCTCAATACGACTTCTTCGATGGTATAGATTTGGATTGGGAGTACCCTGGCGGTGGAGGGCTGACGACATCACCTTGGAACCCTGACACCAAAGTGAATGACGAACAAAAAGCATCAGAACGAGAAGCCTTCACTTTATTAGTAAAAACCTTACGTAATGATCTCGACGTATTATCCAAAAAAACAGCGCGTGACTATGAACTCTCGACTGCGGTCGGCGTTGGACCTAAAGCGGCTCAAATTGACTGGAAAAATGCGGCTCCTTATCTAACTAATATGTTCGCAATGACCTATGACTTTCTAGGAGGCTGGGGAAGTCAAACCGGTCACTTAACGAATTTGCACGCGACAGAGCGCAGTTGGTGGGGGATGGGAGCGGATGTGTTCATCAACCAGATGATAGAGCAGGGTATCCCTAGTGAGAAACTGGTGCTGGGAGCGGCATTTTACGGACGTGGCTGGCAAGGCACCGAGAACTTTAATGGTCAGTTACCAACATCGGATCTCGTTTCTAAGCAGGGCGCACAATTTGGAACCGGAGAGAATGGTTACTTTATGTTCTGGGATCTAATGAGAAACTATGGGGAAAGCCAAGGCTACCAATACAAATACGATAAACAAGCGCATGCCCCTTTTCTGTGGAACGAGGACAAAAAGGTATTCATTTCATTTGAAGATGCACAATCGATTAAAGCTAAAGTGAAATGGGCTAAAGATGCGAATCTTGGGGGAATATTTTCCTGGGAATTATCAGGAGATCCTAGTGGTGAGTTAACGGAAACCATGTATAAAGAGATGACTCGAGACTAG